TGAAGATACCTTATACTTGTCTGTGCCTTGCTGGAGTTGTTTGAGCTCAGAGTCGAGTATAGTGAACTGTCGGGTGATGCCCTCTATCCGCGAGTGGAGGCCCCGGTACTCGCTGTACTCCGCGTTGAAGTCGTTTTTGTAAGTCTGACGTTGCTCTTGCGAGCTTATCACTGTGTACTTTCTATTGAGGAAACCAAGCGAAAATAACAATCACCATCATAAaagtttaatgttattttctttcagTTACGTAACGCACTTATTCCTAACAAACCTGACGCAAAAGGTAAAAGCGATGTGTGATGTGCAAAGAGGCGCTTACAATAAATAGTCTGCCGTCTCCGACGAAGATGCAGGAATACTGGAGCTGTTGCACGTTCCGTTCAGACCTGAAAAGGAATATAAGGTGAATTCAAGGACAGAGTTTGTTCCTGCAGACAAGGACAGTGACGTCAGTTCAGAATTATAccggagagaaaaaaaacctgctaGAAACACGCTGAAGAGGTTTCTCGAAACTAAAACCGAAAAGTTGCTGGGTTGTTTTAACTAGTCAACCACACTGGCTGACTAGGTCAGCTGCTAAACTAATAATCCACTGGTTGGTAGGCTGTCTAAAATTACTACACAACCTAATTATCTGCCAACGGTTGGACTACCAGTGGTCCAAACGCCCAGGTCAGCTGTTGAACTAACAAATCACCTGGTTGGTGAGCTGCCTAAGTGACTATTGATCTAATGTGATCTCACAAACCAAGCGTGTCAACTGCTGGACTACTAGTCAAATAGTTGGAAGGTTGTCTGAATGCTTATTTAACGATTCTACCTCACTAACACAATAGTTAGTAGTCATACAAGTTGATAGAAGGTCAGACCATCGACTTGTTGCTTATGTGTCGTCATAAGTACAGATTTTGGTAACAGTACTGAACCAATCGTCCATTTCAAATGCTCTCGTGAGAGAGCTTATTGAAGAATGAGCAGCGATGATCATTGTAGCCAATCACAGTAACATCTACTGAGCATGTGAGCACTATGGACAATCAGCGTTGTTTTAGAAGCAGCTTAAGAGTGCTACTATTTGACTCATTGGCAGGGTGGGCTGTCCGTTGTTGGACTATTCAAGTAGTTGCTTGAATGATTAACAGCTAATGAATTTCCTAAATGTGACTAAATATTGGAGGGCTGCTTGAATAACTATTTAACTAAACTGgttatttacttttacatttacttgcTTACTAAAACTCTTCCATCGCAGATGCAATCTAGACAAAAGTTCATCCGTTCAACGCTGAGGTACTTTCTGACCTCATAACCCTTGACCTCATAAATGATTCAGAGAAACCGATCTGTACCTGGGCTCCTATCGCTCGTCGTGATGTCACAGGGTTTCCTCTGATCCAAGCCACGGTCTTCTTCAACCCTCCTCTCCTTCTTCATGTCCCGCTCTCTGTCCCTATCTTTCTCCTTGGACTTGTCTTTGTCCTTGTGTTTCTTGGACTTCTTCTTCGACTTGCCATGCAAGGAGGGTTGAGTGCTCTGGGTCTGAGACCCGTCCAGGCTGCTGTGGGCCGGGGACGTGGAGCTCAGGCCTTCCTCTTGCGTTGTGGAGCGAGGGGCGAACGACGGGGGCTGACTCAGTCTCTCCGCCACCGCCGCCTCCTGACTTTCACAGTCTCGGCCGTTGGAGTCGTTGCTGACGTCCGAAAGAGGGTCGAAGGGTCTGGGGATCTCCAAAGGAGGGAAGTGGGAGCTCGACGACGTCTCTGCTGATTGAGAACTAGAAGAGTCTTTCCCATTGGACGAGCTCAGTTTGCCATTGATGAGCCCCGTAGACTTGCTGGCTAGATGCGATATCCTGGGTTTCTTATTGGCCAGGGGATCGATGAACTCTGCAGGTCGTTTCTGTTGAATGCGAGCAATGATTTTTCATAAAACTGGGACGTTTAAACGGTCATATTAAAAAGCGATtaaattacagcattttataGGCAGAGgaatttaatcatattttggTCAAAGATAAAGACTTCAGAATAACATGCACTAATGAAAATTGCACACTAAAATGATGTTACTACGGAAGAGTGGGCGGAGTGTTTTGATGAAAGATTAAGAAATGTCGAAGCAGAAAAGGATTAGCCCTCAAATATTTTCTCAACCTTAGCAGATCCATCATAACCACTTTTGATTGGTCTAAAAGTCTGACCTGAGAGGGCGAGCTGCTGGCTGGCTCTTTGTGCGGGCTGACCGGACTCTCCCCAGACACAGGGCCACTGCTCTGAGGCTTACACAGTTTTCTGCAGAGAACGAAAGACAGACATGAAAcggacagaattttcatttttgggtgaactccgTCTTGGAATTTGCATTAttgtataaaaagaaataaactggCTTTAAGATTGTTCGATATAACAAAACGATACACACCGAAATGGGTCAAGCACAAATGCGTACAAATTTGTCAAGTGGTATAAATTACTATGGCTACCTTCAACTGTCTAatcacattcttcaaaatgtcatcTTTTCTGACTTCAGCAGAGAAAAGAAACTCGTATAGGTTTGGATCAATGTGGGTGATGACAGAACTTTGTTTTTGGCAGACTGACCAACTTTAAAGCCATCAAACATAAGCTTATAATGCTGTTTGAGGTTTGTATGTCAACAGGGGGCAGTATGACACGAGCCAATGCATCCCAATAGCAGGCCCCGCCTCGGTCGAGGGTAAACCGATGGGGGACTATGCCTGAGAGTAGGAGGCATGATTTGTCGTCGAACTGTGTGTGCCCATGCACGGCTGGACCTTGGACCCGTGCCACCCACacacatggatcagcatgtgcTGGAATAAGGTTGCATCACTACCCTCCCGAACGCACAGCCACGGCTCTTACGTGACAGCCTGGCGTCCGCGACCAGATGGGAAAGTGGGTGGGTGCGAGCGAGAGGGAGGGGGGTGTGCGGACGTAAAAGGCCCCGTCAGCTGATAAGCGGGTTTCAAAGTGCAAGCGTGTGGAGTGTGTTCCACCTGGGTGTTGGGTTCGTTTCTGGCAAATAttgccattttgttttgaacGGATATCACAACACCATGTTCTCGCTAGTCTAGCTCACAGCACGGCCTCTCTAAATTTAGCTTGCAGGGGACAAGTCTTCCGCCGCCAGAGTTCATGGGAACCCAGGCTTTTCCATATAGAGCCAATGAAAAGAAGGGTGAACATACAACATTGGGCAAATATAGGTTCTTGGAAGTATCGTGACCAACTGGTAGATATACCAGCATTAAACTGCTTAAATTTTGTTAAGCAAAACACTACTAAAAGAAAGGGGACGAACagtcaaattacattttttgaaaattaatattcCATAGAAGCGTGTATACTGGTGTATAACATACCATACCTTTAGAACACAAAATTGGTGcaattcacttttatttgataaaactaatatggaaatatttgatttaaaatgtgctataatttcattcacacacacacacacgcatatatacatCTCTCTCAAgataatttaacatttcattgTAAGAGGCTTAAACTTAATACATAATGTACAGCAGTGGTCTcgaactcaattcctggagggcctaaatcgtgcagagctgtggccctccaggaattgagtttgagaccagtgatgtacatatataaatacatttggaGTTGGagccaaaaataacaaaaacaattacattagGGGTGggatttaaaacaatttttctattttttgttaataagtcgatacaaagggaaaaaaaaaacaaattggggtagaaatccaaaaaaataaaaattttaaaaatatagaaatccAGTCAGGTATAggagtcaaaataaaataatcacttAATTAAAACTTAGCAGTTAcagaaattgaaaaataaaaagtattcatacccaAGTAGTGGTActcaaaataaattgcaaataattttaaaatcactgaaaacaaaatgtataaattacatttttagataattaaaaattatacattctAATTCTGAACTTAATTATACAAgttcaacaataataaataataataataataataataataataataataataataataataataactccaAAAATAGAAGAATaaactgaatgtaaatgtgaagCTTACCGTACAAGAATTCTCTTCTTTAGAATCTGCTGGTCCACCTCAGTGTAACCAGGCCAGTCCTTCTGAACTTCCTTAAACAAACAATCCTTCAATGTGAAGGTGTTGTCCTTACTATTCAGGTTAGCCACCTACACCCGACcagaaaaacacagcaaaataaaacaagaggcTTAAGTCATAggctttctaaaaataaaagaacaagcGTTGCCTTTCAACACCagtgcagaaaaacaaacaacacgaCAACGGCGTGCTGACAGCCTGTGTGTTACATGCTCCGGCTTTACTGAGGCCTGAGCTTGTTTGTGTACGGAATGACAAATGTGTCTAGGCTGAGCTATTATGTCTAAGTAGAGTTCAAAAACATGACTTCGAATGGGTCAGACAAACTAAATGAGTCATAAACCAAAACCATAACTTAGCTTCTTTGTTTCTCTGGCTATGCTCATAACAGGATACTCGCGCTGTATGTATATCGCGTGTGCATCTGTTATAACGGTATTATTAGCGCTGCTTCTGTACCTGTTGCAGGAGGCTGTCCAGCGTCTCCTTGTCCTGAGGAGACAGGCCGTCCTTGGTGAGCCGCACCAGGAGTTCGGCTTTGCGGTAGGGTTTGAGGGCCAGTAAATGCACCAGCCGTTCCCTCAGCGGCCGAGGCGGGCTCTTCTTCTGACTGCTAGAGATGATGACCGGCCGTGAAGTCCGCCGCGAAGGTGCCACATCCGAAACACCCATTATCGGTTTCCGGATTTGTACACGTTtacctggagaaaaaaaaacaaaaataataataataataataaaaaaaaaaaaaaaaaaaaaaaaaaataatatatatatatatatatatatatatatatatatatatatatatatatatatatatatatatatatatatatatatatatatattttttttttttattattattttattattttttttatatatatatatatatataaataaaaaaaaataaaataaaatagtgtgcaatatatatatatataatatatatatattgtatatatatatataaaataaaatagtatgtaatatatatatatatatatatatataaaataaaatggtgtgtaatatatataattttttaattattattgatgcaaaataaaatgtctacatttaacactaattataaagttatttcaaatgtatacaattataaatagtattaaattactcaatatatatacattatattacaatattactcagttttaaaaggaaaaacacttatttgggccaCTTTTTGTTCTGCACAGCCCCTGTGGTGATCAGCGGGAAGGTATTCAGCCCATCTATTTAGCTCACTAAACGTCTTTGTAAAAATGCTAGTGTTTGGTAAGGACGGAGTTCTCTGTACACTATCAGCGAGCACCGGAAACAGACAGCTTCATGAATTATGTAGCCCGCTGCAGCTCCAGACATGTGCTCTAATCGCCCCCTTGCACCCGTCTATGCGCACTACGGTGTAAACAGATCAGATTTTGACCAGATGACGGCCAAAGCGAGCTTCTTCCGCTCAAACCTACCCACGTATCTCCCGCCGGGCTTGATGACGATGGCTCCGCGGCTGCGGGTTTCCTCCTCGGCCTGAGCCATGCTTTGCCTGGCTTTCTGGTAGGAGTCGTCCGTGGCGCACACCGTGATTTTGTCCTGGATCCCTCCCAGGCAGTCCAGCTGTATGCTCCCTTCACTGGATAGAGACCAAGGCTGTCAGACACTCCCAATGAAACAGACTACACCACCTTCAACAGTTATCCGCTTTCAAATGCCGCGGTTCATTTACAGCCCAGGTGGTGGGACGGGCGTCCTCTAGGAGTTCAGCACCTCTAGAGACGTTTCTTAGTGTTTTTCCCACCATGCCTGTGCAAAACGACTGCAATCCGCAACACGGACAAGTCGGTTTTCTGAACTAGTCGAACAGGAAGCCCACCAGTCGTGTTTCTTGGAGCTAAATAACTAcgtgttattaaaaaaagaataaaaaaacccccacaaaaAAATCACAGGACCGGCATAATAGCCTTGTTGTCTTCCAACAATCTGAATTCTGACAGTAATTGTCCTGAAATGCTTTGTGGAAGCTGGTGAGTTTGTAGTGGCGGCGCTGGAGACAAATCGTCTTCGTAAGGATGACTGGAATAGAATGTGTAATTTACTGACGTCTAACAAATGAAGAAAACCttgattacataaaaatatttagggtGCGCTGATCAGtaaaaatctaacaaaacaaaaacaaacagagcacTAATGGATCATTAGTAACAAacatgtgtgtgcttttatatatttaccttTGGTTTGTAAGGTCAACTAATGATACctacaaatttaaattatttttgtatttttaacttaaaaaaatgctttcaaaaatataaattgtgcattaaaaaatgtgttttaaattaatacaattttaattttaaataaaaacaaaattcatgTTAGGAAACAAATACTTTAGGATGCATAAAACGTTtctaatgtttcaaaatatttatatctaaaataaaatgttcttttaagctCTCTATTCAAACAGTCCTgcggaaaaaaataataaaaaaaaaaatgcaaatgagctttcATATATGATATGACCATATTGTGATATATAGCGTTACTTTGAACTAAAATGACTTCTAGTATAGTGATCAGATTTGGGTCATATCGGCCAGCCCTAATGCGCTGTGTCTTTGTTTGTCCTGAAGCTTGCGGGCAGTCAAATGCACTTGCATCTACTTTTATGATATGAAATTGACGTAAACGGTCAGTTGCATTAACATCGGATGTGTAGAAATAGATCTGTGCATCAGAGTGAAAGCAGTCTATTAAAGCGACCAGAGTCTTCCATCTCATCAGTAACAATCAAACGGCAATGATGCCGATAAAGGAAAATCCCAGAACTATGATTGTCTGTAAGCTTTCGATACTTAGCACTACCAGATACTGAAA
This window of the Puntigrus tetrazona isolate hp1 chromosome 22, ASM1883169v1, whole genome shotgun sequence genome carries:
- the ell gene encoding RNA polymerase II elongation factor ELL isoform X1, with product MAALKEEQCYGLSCGRVSNGSNISVYHVKLTDSALRAFEDYQSNKGLTAKPLIGFTGNQGKISIPQSENPNELRTFTFYLSNVGKDNPQGSFDCIQQYITSEGSIQLDCLGGIQDKITVCATDDSYQKARQSMAQAEEETRSRGAIVIKPGGRYVGKRVQIRKPIMGVSDVAPSRRTSRPVIISSSQKKSPPRPLRERLVHLLALKPYRKAELLVRLTKDGLSPQDKETLDSLLQQVANLNSKDNTFTLKDCLFKEVQKDWPGYTEVDQQILKKRILVRKLCKPQSSGPVSGESPVSPHKEPASSSPSQKRPAEFIDPLANKKPRISHLASKSTGLINGKLSSSNGKDSSSSQSAETSSSSHFPPLEIPRPFDPLSDVSNDSNGRDCESQEAAVAERLSQPPSFAPRSTTQEEGLSSTSPAHSSLDGSQTQSTQPSLHGKSKKKSKKHKDKDKSKEKDRDRERDMKKERRVEEDRGLDQRKPCDITTSDRSPGLNGTCNSSSIPASSSETADYLLKYTVISSQEQRQTYKNDFNAEYSEYRGLHSRIEGITRQFTILDSELKQLQQGTDKYKTIHNQILEEYRKIKKTNPNYSQEKNRCEYLHNKLAHIKKLIAEYDQQHLQNWH
- the ell gene encoding RNA polymerase II elongation factor ELL isoform X3 — protein: MAALKEEQCYGLSCGRVSNGSNISVYHVKLTDSALRAFEDYQSNKGLTAKPLIGFTGNQGKISIPQSENPNELRTFTFYLSNVGKDNPQGSFDCIQQYITSEGSIQLDCLGGIQDKITVCATDDSYQKARQSMAQAEEETRSRGAIVIKPGGRYVGKRVQIRKPIMGVSDVAPSRRTSRPVIISSSQKKSPPRPLRERLVHLLALKPYRKAELLVRLTKDGLSPQDKETLDSLLQQVANLNSKDNTFTLKDCLFKEVQKDWPGYTEVDQQILKKRILVRKLCKPQSSGPVSGESPVSPHKEPASSSPSQKRPAEFIDPLANKKPRISHLASKSTGLINGKLSSSNGKDSSSSQSAETSSSSHFPPLEIPRPFDPLSDVSNDSNGRDCESQEAAVAERLSQPPSFAPRSTTQEEGLSSTSPAHSSLDGSQTQSTQPSLHGKSKKKSKKHKDKDKSKEKDRDRERDMKKERRVEEDRGLDQRKPCDITTSDRSPGLNGTCNSSSIPASSSETADYLLKYTVISSQEQRQTYKNDFNAEYSEYRGLHSRIEGITRQFTILDSELKQLQQGTDKYKKRSENDAQIQRRIRMTFVWI
- the ell gene encoding RNA polymerase II elongation factor ELL isoform X2 yields the protein MAALKEEQCYGLSCGRVSNGSNISVYHVKLTDSALRAFEDYQSNKGLTAKPLIGFTGNQGKISIPQSENPNELRTFTFYLSNVGKDNPQGSFDCIQQYITSEGSIQLDCLGGIQDKITVCATDDSYQKARQSMAQAEEETRSRGAIVIKPGGRYVGKRVQIRKPIMGVSDVAPSRRTSRPVIISSSQKKSPPRPLRERLVHLLALKPYRKAELLVRLTKDGLSPQDKETLDSLLQQVANLNSKDNTFTLKDCLFKEVQKDWPGYTEVDQQILKKRILVRKLCKPQSSGPVSGESPVSPHKEPASSSPSQKRPAEFIDPLANKKPRISHLASKSTGLINGKLSSSNGKDSSSSQSAETSSSSHFPPLEIPRPFDPLSDVSNDSNGRDCESQEAAVAERLSQPPSFAPRSTTQEEGLSSTSPAHSSLDGSQTQSTQPSLHGKSKKKSKKHKDKDKSKEKDRDRERDMKKERRVEEDRGLDQRKPCDITTSDRSPGLNGTCNSSSIPASSSETADYLLKYTVISSQEQRQTYKNDFNAEYSEYRGLHSRIEGITRQFTILDSELKQLQQGTDKYKTIHNQILEEYRKIKKKRSENDAQIQRRIRMTFVWI